A window from Schistosoma haematobium chromosome 1, whole genome shotgun sequence encodes these proteins:
- a CDS encoding hypothetical protein (EggNog:ENOG410IGIF~COG:S) — protein MNENPIVICTPTSCAAVPNPSCGSSFEAPVCHSGISPVAVPIVSSLSSNVLCSSALSITSSVSPNPPSSLSLTSLQTPVNSLNLNVPSSSHNPIILPSSASLLIHSINSSNNSTSGIRSVPPITSSSLAINGLGNPNITVPMTCKNEFLCSTITNPTFSYDSVLPVESSTICPNPSFSTIANQTVEVIDPTQNLSSSISGSTPVTLALQSNMLNSNHMHSENVSSFNGECGIRPISNPPLPPCFPLNLMPISPNGDFPAAQINFPGLPPVLLQVLPLPGVKMGEHYTINVPTQLIWDGISSALASGGTVNGGPIILSITPTPLPSHSVSSMSTVPASSYTMTNQTSTPISLCGPSNGFINPSLPQVGVPVSTVIPYSTLSVGPLTTTVTTTSVINTKLPGVNISPLLSNPVSAVGGAKRMRAIAPKPSNVSSVATLGVKPTSASTTISKSGTKRHGLVTAISSVNGIVSHSTSSQSNHASIPNIGAITGVPTPPKLLHSASRKVSLPLVNFSSSFVRSGRGRRRCAVGQQSVSTTFVTSAHASPICITNSVNSGMGISTDTSNVCSLQTPVSLPLSSQSSLSSFYSTPPILVPPTTNPGPVLPPGPIPPTFLFGNPLHNAPPITMPNGVAPFLFQPPLPISNSCSQFPNSVFSPVTCTVSISPSTSCPLAVVRSLPSVSSANIFAANNGPTMASLDPATGLLTYYPSSCIPMNNPYPPTLSSSDSPSINISTVCSQPNQTMGIQPSSQSGPVMYPFQTQHLLSNQIVPTIFPNIPTDIAGANTFTDHTAFLQSFAPSLMDSSCISSNVHISSESTIVQSQMACQNAFLTSAGNFHSNGNSGNIPIFPSLPVSSIALPSLEVSTSICETNGIVEDDGCLAKDDLISLAWHLTQMEDDFETHEKQNPDVLINQTDDENNGMFEDFLQVYSQNATAFNFNTDLGCQTHILNPSSVNPDSDVLDKDVILLDSEPEYRTDFENRDDGTQLSCPNEESTGNADIDALLAAAAMVGAASGVGDAQSAVAVPLPSSSLASVTHQNTLSSERDSSHPENKDDVHGDIHVTFSSSLLPAHSTSCKLSPLLDPINVGDSVNGLKETKPDDLLPSDLFDDFPKTEVNDQFANETSDSVNEFDDGYEPTSLAAVLGCNAEDAADLESVLGQEAPDLSDGGGVSDSFLHSLVGPSPTVDDLNVQNNSVNIFDNDFHSPHESKQETENDLSFHSVDDFPSDIACEMVGDATNTLPVSRQVRSLLRDANAISVSSRFGSPPGGSKSFNHFFEATSRRLNRSCRFTSDIDDDFIGVDFSDAVNECTTAEQFDEALMLLGPQPNSPISQSEMHSENTIPVSVTDFVSHIEDKMKHNENATKDKKLLHIDCTDLRIVEPNDIQTAQPRNASPQHKTDRSVRSPVLVKESAQQEEYIPSMLSSPVNEVEECTIESSLSHDIAENTKSHLIDSLGSSDPVTLVTAESQQTAIDDNIKTHTNTTINKNAGFLSPDKKTELVDLIPSILGEKSVSPNSSTLPLQDKLDTQSSVSMVDTFDSCHYDFSKIPSPTNPVYCDLTRRPQSVSPKFSFGVGDICSESGSNLPLRPQSLPNLTSFSRFDIVQETENVSKSCASNPFSSCDIATSTICLFKPDIYFDNKEPSPIFSSDQNISVNTEDMVSNISILGVLASSSALVEAVADLEGDSDISPIKTSIEGLASLDRMLKSCQRRSQQTFESTKNTSSGSESVMVSSQTSSISQSSAQKTTDTYETSNSDVCNFEFSDWKNVGFSSDSKIVHSDGIPASTLLSVSSGHSSNKSLNFGQTRFKNSNNVHSKRGRRKRAGNKKPHLSYLKRNPIKTSCKSDPSAHEISSSQSVTPAINESHHSQNQPNKFTMDMTTNDLLELATRRPHSFGLSLANGELSNVPNPPVSPEFECHLPPLVLATGASLFPESCLHSDACSSDDSYSTIPSVRKFKVEPDETAVVKASHDEYIVSSSTPTQLHTQESHKRKKRGRHITGIKPHAKTQVDLSTVTERHTNHSRFDFDKNNFIGVNPNFLKPFESLGEAPFERFLHDTKLQTFATLKSCTGETVRSLKSNFNSWCEPNQNVLLFSKQCNEQSTSGDCDSVSTQNLESENHFNDTRSTTEEVPESSSILSSETNGNNHIFDEPVSTSYESSKSSIASHQLVFSTPVSHTFSALPTLASFCSLPKSHSPFQSHILSLPITTAVNQSNSLCDSSSSHSLEKVFPTVSPLPVNRNAGIAGSFAGAAAFRATSFSALAAKVEKKNVGNEFHLNNTSETLWRNVTFADLAKFASSECKSKEVSQTPNIATSLSCNSSWFIDKSMQIDASALQPKPLFQPNLPHLTSSKSAENSTLLPATIFSSPRASPNHFSNQLPFNDVSKSSKSSPSKSNVSETLKKRLKRISSLPRKTCRRKRSAGKRQRRPCTSLRKSTTEVLLHNSDNFYTEGNNSVPSIDDISNHFVTTVNNETQHHYSDSEKPSVDECNKSEKILFSPVCLKLESTNAPSDFSVIGHSTSPTIIMTNSSVISNAGAVVVDNADKDSGNHIPSASPSVQLTSVNCEQSISVSAGIEDNLSCSEVVSSVDEGGTDPIYRFVGIHSENTASKNSLQSDVLQDKNVGSLFPDSTSENIMTDNDKLLSHPPIRLRLNLKLAALKSKSKKKKRKKLHINDPVMETKSNPVVEMVDDPSNCSLSIRLVNKVPVIKEISKSNSNNSSRKRKKNEKTSIHCKGHRNLTIIMESNLQCRNPPKSSRLHEASSVTHNVHITQSTQAYSLSSVLPSGTVKNIPVHSLSTKKIFSTARQERRSNYAQLTRPWRANLSTSPRKRNTASFRSVSARRHVANVARPRSHLISACSDASLADSKQLNISCARSIIPENVFSKKASNNDFDNCCDNSQSYSITNLTGVHKEIPKMDRPESHPLRLVIRLGKPVNGSKDELVCQSVVSPLNVQVPSDMSSNSSQASNDVDHLDENASLSILPEEFNVKNDSSVQELTGFCVASEAETFMDPNQFQIHRILNRALPMSSGLVGLYIPSPSEDDDNGDGCGMVEKVFDSEHRLRMTDQSFHFSQVCHENATPVAPQIGCTAGLSSRKKIKPLKGHRRNKRDIKSTRYRCGRLKNTSTDERNLDHSSRLRAQCIKSFEKHSVLDINTDLDFLHGQPLTCA, from the exons ATGAATGAAAATCCTATTGTCATATGCACACCCACTTCGTGCGCAGCTGTTCCCAATCCTAGCTGCGGGTCTTCATTTGAAGCACCCGTTTGTCATTCAGGTATCTCACCTGTCGCTGTTCCAATCGTGTCTAGTTTGTCTTCAAATGTTCTATGTTCTTCTGCTTTATCTATTACTTCATCAGTTTCACCTAACCCGCCTTCCTCCTTGTCGCTGACGTCTTTGCAAACTCCTGTCAATAGCTTGAACTTAAACGTACCTTCGTCTAGTCACAACCCAATAATTCTACCATCATCTGCGTCATTGTTAATTCATTCAATCAATTCCTCAAACAATTCAACTTCTGGAATTCGTTCGGTCCCTCCAATTACTAGTAGTTCCTTAGCTATAAATGGATTGGGAAATCCAAACATAACCGTTCCTATGACATGTAAAAATGAGTTTTTGTGTTCTACCATAACTAATCCTACTTTTTCGTATGACTCCGTGCTGCCAGTTGAATCATCTACGATTTGTCCAAATCCAAGTTTTTCGACGATCGCTAACCAAACAGTTGAAGTTATTGATCCAACACAAAATTTGTCGTCTTCCATATCTGGGTCCACACCAGTCACGTTAGCTTTACAGTCTAATATGTTAAATTCCAACCATATGCATTCAGAAAATGTTTCAAGTTTCAATGGAGAATGTGGGATTCGTCCTATAAGCAACCCACCTTTACCACCATGTTTTCCTTTGAATTTGATGCCAATTAGTCCAAATGGTGACTTTCCAGCTGCACAAATTAATTTTCCAGGGTTACCACCGGTTCTTCTTCAAGTCTTACCATTACCAGGTGTTAAAATGGGAGAACATTACACAATCAACGTTCCGACGCAGTTAATTTGGGATGGTATATCCAGCGCGTTAGCCAGTGGAGGGACTGTCAATGGTGGTCCAATAATCTTATCGATCACACCTACACCTTTACCGTCACATTCAGTGTCTTCTATGTCTACAGTACCCGCTTCCTCTTATACTATGACAAACCAAACATCCACACCTATCTCTTTATGTGGGCCATCTAATGGGTTTATTAATCCAAGTCTTCCTCAGGTTGGAGTTCCCGTTTCAACAGTGATCCCTTATTCTACACTTTCTGTTGGTCCTTTAACTACAACAGTAACTACAACCAGTGTTATCAATACTAAACTTCCAGGAGTTAATATTAGTCCCCTGCTTTCCAATCCTGTCAGTGCTGTCGGGGGAGCCAAACGTATGAGAGCTATCGCTCCCAAGCCATCAAACGTTAGTTCTGTTGCTACTTTGGGGGTAAAACCTACATCTGCTTCTACTACAATATCAAAAAGTGGGACAAAGCGTCATGGTCTAGTTACTGCTATTTCAAGTGTGAATGGAATTGTATCACACAGCACTTCCTCGCAAAGTAATCATGCTAGCATTCCCAATATTGGAGCAATTACTGGAGTACCAACACCTCCGAAACTGTTGCATTCAGCTTCTAGAAAGGTATCGCTACCTTTAGTTAACTTTAGTTCCTCTTTTGTACGGTCGGGTCGAGGTAGACGTCGCTGTGCTGTTGGGCAACAATCTGTTTCTACCACGTTTGTTACTAGTGCACATGCTTCGCCCATATGTATAACAAACTCTGTTAACTCAGGGATGGGGATCAGCACTGATACCAGTAATGTTTGCTCTTTGCAGACCCCAGTTTCCTTACCATTAAGTAGTCAATCTTCATTATCATCGTTTTACAGCACACCACCCATTTTGGTACCACCGACTACGAATCCCGGACCAGTTTTACCACCTGGACCCATTCCACCAACATTTCTTTTTGGTAATCCATTGCATAACGCACCACCTATTACAATGCCAAACGGCGTGGCTCCCTTTCTTTTTCAACCACCTCTCCCTATATCTAACAGTTGCTCACAATTTCCGAATTCTGTCTTTAGTCCTGTTACGTGTACTGTCTCCATTTCTCCGTCAACGTCATGTCCGTTAGCGGTTGTTCGGTCTCTTCCATCTGTCAGTTCTGCAAATATATTTGCTGCCAATAATGGACCAACAATGGCTTCTCTCGATCCTGCTACCGGGCTTTTAACATATTACCCTTCATCATGCATTCCTATGAATAACCCATATCCCCCTACATTATCTTCTAGTGACTCACCGTCAATCAATATATCAACTGTGTGCTCTCAGCCGAATCAGACAATGGGTATTCAGCCTTCTTCACAATCCGGGCCGGTCATGTATCCTTTTCAGACGCAACATCTCCTTTCCAACCAAATTGTCCCAACTATTTTCCCAAATATACCTACTGATATAGCTGGTGCAAATACATTTACGGATCATACGGCATTCTTACAATCATTTGCACCTAGTTTGATGGATAGTTCTTGCATATCGTCTAATGTACATATATCTTCAGAATCCACCATCGTCCAGAGTCAAATGGCTTGTCAAAATGCTTTTCTTACGTCAGCGGGTAATTTTCATAGCAATGGTAATAGTGGAAACATTCCCATTTTCCCATCACTACCCGTTTCATCGATTGCGTTACCCAGTTTGGAAGTTAGCACAAGCATATGCGAAACCAACGGAATTGTAGAGGACGATGGTTGTTTGGCTAAAGATGACCTCATTAGTCTTGCTTGGCATCTAACACAAATGGAGGATGACTTTGAGACTCACGAAAAACAGAATCCAGATGTTCTAATAAACCAAACAGATGATGAGAATAATGGCATGTTCGAAGATTTCCTCCAGGTTTATTCACAAAATGCAACAGCTTTTAACTTCAATACGGATTTGGGTTGCCAGACTCATATTCTAAATCCGTCTTCTGTTAACCCTGATTCCGACGTTTTAGATAAAGATGTAATTCTTTTGGATAGTGAACCAGAATATAGAACTGATTTCGAAAATCGCGATGATGGTACGCAGTTGTCTTGTCCAAACGAAGAAAGTACAGGAAATGCTGATATTGATGCTTTACTTGCTGCAGCTGCTATGGTTGGTGCTGCGAGTGGAGTTGGAGATGCACAGTCAGCTGTTGCCGTTCCTTTACCTTCTTCTTCTCTCGCATCAGTAACTCACCAAAATACACTTTCCTCAGAACGCGATTCTTCTCATCCGGAAAATAAAGATGATGTCCATGGCGATATCCATGTAACCTTCAGTAGTTCTTTGCTACCAGCTCATTCCACTAGTTGTAAACTTTCACCACTTCTTGATCCTATTAATGTTGGCGACTCAGTTAATGGCTTAAAGGAAACAAAGCCCGACGATCTCTTACCAAGTGATTTGTTTGATGATTTTCCCAAAACGGAGGTAAATGATCAGTTCGCGAATGAAACATCTGATTCAGTTAATGAATTCGATGATGGTTATGAACCCACAAGTTTGGCAGCAGTTCTTGGTTGTAATGCTGAAGATGCTGCGGATTTAGAGTCAGTTTTAGGTCAGGAAGCTCCAGATTTATCCGATGGTGGAGGTGTTTCGGATTCTTTTCTTCATTCCCTTGTTGGTCCTTCACCTACAGTGGATGATTTAAATGTACAGAATAATTCAGTTAATATTTTTGATAATGATTTTCACTCTCCGCATGAATCGAAACAAGAAACCGAAAACGATTTAAGTTTCCATTCAGTCGATGATTTTCCTAGTGATATTGCTTGCGAAATGGTTGGAGATGCAACAAATACATTGCCTGTATCAAGACAAGTTAGATCCTTACTTCGTGATGCCAACGCTATTTCGGTGTCTTCACGCTTTGGATCACCACCGGGAGGAAGCAAAAGCTTCAATCATTTCTTTGAGGCCACTTCGCGGCGTCTTAATAGGTCATGTAGGTTCACATCTGATATTGACGACGATTTCATTGGTGTAGATTTTTCTGATGCAGTAAATGAATGTACAACAGCAGAACAGTTCGATGAAGCCCTAATGTTGTTAGGACCTCAACCGAATTCACCCATTAGTCAGTCCGAAATGCACAGTGAGAATACAATTCCTGTTTCGGTTACTGATTTCGTTTCTCACATAGAGGACAAAATGAAACACAACGAAAATGCGACAAAAGATAAAAAACTGTTACATATTGACTGCACAGATCTTAGAATTGTTGAACCCAATGATATTCAAACAGCTCAGCCTAGAAATGCATCCCCACAACATAAGACCGACAGATCTGTAAGGAGTCCAGTTCTAGTTAAAGAATCTGCTCAACAGGAAGAATATATCCCTTCGATGCTATCATCTCCAGTAAATGAGGTCGAAGAATGCACAATTGAAAGTAGTTTAAGTCACGACATTGCCGAAAATACTAAAAGCCATTTGATCGACTCCTTAGGTAGTAGCGATCCAGTTACATTGGTAACTGCGGAGTCTCAACAAACTGCCATTGACGATAACATTAAAACACATACCAATACCACAATCAATAAAAATGCAGGATTTTTGTCGCCTGACAAAAAAACTGAGTTAGTCGACTTAATTCCATCTATATTGGGAGAAAAATCTGTATCACCAAATAGCTCAACGTTACCTTTACAAGATAAACTTGATACTCAGAGCTCTGTCTCAATGGTAGACACATTTGATAGTTGCCACTACGATTTCTCTAAAATCCCTTCACCAACAAATCCGGTTTACTGTGATCTCACAAGGCGTCCTCAATCTGTTAGTCCGAAGTTTTCATTTGGTGTAGGGGATATTTGTTCTGAATCTGGTTCCAACTTACCACTCCGCCCTCAAAGCTTGCCTAATTTAACTTCGTTTTCACGGTTTGACATAGTTCAAGAGACAGAAAACGTATCAAAATCGTGTGCTTCTAACCCATTTTCATCTTGTGACATTGCCACCTCGACAATATGTTTGTTTAAACCAGATATTTATTTCGACAATAAGGAGCCATCACCAATCTTTTCTTCTGACCAGAATATATCAGTAAATACAGAAGATATGGTATCCAATATTTCTATTCTTGGAGTTCTTGCTTCATCATCTGCCCTAGTGGAGGCAGTTGCAGACTTGGAAGGTGATTCTGATATTTCGCCCATCAAAACAAGCATAGAAGGATTAGCCTCACTTGATCGAATGTTAAAAAGTTGTCAGCGTCGTAGTCAACAAACTTTTGAGTCTACGAAGAATACTTCTAGCGGTTCTGAAAGCGTTATGGTTTCATCTCAAACCTCAAGTATATCTCAAAGCTCAGCACAAAAAACAACAGACACATATGAGACTTCAAATAGTGATGTGTGTAATTTTGAGTTTTcggattggaaaaatgtgggtTTTTCCAGTGATTCCAAAATAGTTCACAGTGATGGTATTCCTGCAAGTACTTTACTATCAGTTAGCAGTGGTCACTCTTCTAACAAAAGTCTCAATTTCGGGCAGACGCGATTCAAAAACTCAAATAACGTGCATTCCAAACGTGGGAGACGAAAACGTGCAGGCAATAAGAAACCACATTTATCCTACTTAAAAAGGAATCCAATTAAAACCAGTTGTAAATCAGATCCCTCTGCCCATGAAATAAGTTCTTCTCAGAGTGTCACTCCGGCTATAAATGAGTCCCATCATTCTCAAAACCAACCAAATAAATTTACCATGGATATGACTACTAACGATCTTTTAGAACTGGCTACAAGACGTCCTCACTCCTTTGG GTTATCTTTGGCGAATGGTGAGTTATCAAATGTTCCTAATCCTCCCGTTTCTCCGGAGTTCGAATGTCATCTACCCCCTTTGGTACTAGCTACTGGAGCGTCCTTATTTCCAGAGTCATGTTTACATTCTGATGCTTGTTCATCTGATGATTCTTACTCCACGATCCCATCTGTCCGTAAGTTTAAAGTTGAACCAGATGAAACAGCTGTTGTTAAAGCTAGTCATGACGAATATATTGTCTCATCTTCAACACCTACACAACTTCATACTCAAGAGTCTCATAAACGCAAAAAACGTGGAAGACACATCACTGGAATAAAGCCTCATGCCAAAACCCAAGTTGATTTGTCTACAGTAACAGAAAGACATACAAATCACTCGCGTTTCgattttgataagaataatttTATTGGAGTGAATCCTAACTTTTTGAAGCCATTCGAGTCACTGGGTGAAGCACCCTTTGAACGTTTTTTACACGACACAAAACTACAAACTTTTGCTACATTAAAGTCATGTACTGGTGAAACTGTCCGCAGCCTAAAGTCTAACTTTAATTCTTGGTGTGAGCCAAATCAAAATGTTTTGTTATTTAGTAAACAGTGCAATGAACAGTCTACCTCAGGAGACTGCGATTCAGTCTCTACTCAAAATCTGGAATCTgaaaatcatttcaatgatacCCGGTCTACGACGGAAGAGGTTCCAGAAAGTTCCTCAATCTTGTCGTCGGAAACCAATGGTAACAATCATATTTTTGACGAGCCAGTTTCGACGAGTTACGAGTCAAGCAAAAGTTCTATAGCTTCTCATCAACTGGTTTTCTCCACTCCCGTATCACATACCTTCAGCGCTCTTCCTACACTTGCTTCGTTCTGTTCTTTACCTAAATCGCATAGTCCTTTCCAAAGTCATATTTTGTCTTTACCAATTACCACAGCAGTTAATCAGTCGAATTCTTTGTGTGATAGTAGCTCAAGTCACTCACTTGAAAAAGTGTTTCCAACTGTTTCACCTTTACCAGTTAACAGAAATGCAGGGATCGCTGGTAGCTTTGCTGGGGCTGCTGCCTTCCGAGCAACTAGCTTTAGTGCATTAGCAGCTAAagttgaaaagaaaaatgtTGGAAATGAATTCCACCTTAATAATACCTCGGAAACTCTGTGGAGAAATGTGACTTTCGCGGACTTGGCAAAGTTCGCCTCTTCAGAATGTAAATCTAAGGAAGTTTCACAAACTCCTAACATCGCTACTTCGCTATCGTGCAACTCCTCTTGGTTCATTGATAAATCTATGCAAATCGATGCTTCTGCTCTGCAACCGAAACCATTATTTCAACCCAACCTTCCACATTTAACATCAAGTAAGAGCGCAGAAAACTCGACTTTGCTTCCAGCCACTATCTTTTCGTCTCCACGAGCTTCACCAAATCACTTTAGTAACCAGCTTCCCTTCAATGATGTCAGTAAATCGTCAAAATCATCACCATCTAAGTCTAATGTTTCTGAAACTCTTAAAAAACGTTTAAAACGCATTTCCTCGTTGCCAAGAAAAACGTGTAGGCGTAAACGATCGGCTGGGAAACGTCAGCGACGTCCCTGTACATCCCTTAGGAAGTCTACTACTGAGGTCCTCTTGCATAACTCGGATAATTTTTACACTGAAGGAAATAATTCTGTTCCCAGTATAGATGATATTTCTAATCACTTTGTTACAACAGTAAATAACGAAACTCAACACCATTATTCTGACTCGGAGAAGCCCTCTGTGGATGAGTGTAATAAATCCGAAAAGATTCTTTTTAGCCCTGTTTGCTTAAAACTTGAAAGTACAAATGCACCTTCAGATTTTAGTGTAATAGGACATTCCACTTCTCCCACAATTATTATGACTAATTCATCGGTAATTTCTAATGCAGGAGCTGTGGTTGTTGATAATGCAGATAAAGATAGTGGCAATCACATACCCTCTGCTTCTCCTAGTGTGCAGTTAACCAGTGTTAACTGTGAACAGTCAATAAGCGTTTCTGCTGGTATTGAAGATAATTTATCCTGCTCCGAAGTTGTTTCTTCCGTTGATGAAGGTGGAACAGATCCAATTTATAGGTTTGTGGGTATTCATTCCGAAAATACAGCAAGTAAAAATTCACTCCAATCTGATGTGCTTCAAGATAAAAATGTTGGTTCTTTATTTCCTGATTCAACTTCTGAGAATATCATGACTGACAATGACAAACTACTTTCACATCCCCCAATCAGATTACGTCTTAACCTCAAGCTAGCTGCGCTTAAATCTAagtcaaagaaaaagaagcGTAAGAAACTCCATATCAATGATCCAGTCATGGAAACTAAATCCAACCCAGTTGTAGAGATGGTAGATGATCCCTCAAATTGTTCGCTGAGTATTCGTCTTGTAAACAAAGTCCCTGTCATTAAAGAAATATCCAAATCCAACTCCAATAATTCAAgcagaaaaagaaaaaagaacgaaaAAACAAGCATCCATTGTAAAGGTCATAGAAATCTTACTATTATAATGGAAAGTAATCTTCAATGTCGAAACCCCCCGAAGTCCTCACGGTTGCATGAGGCATCATCTGTTACTCATAACGTTCATATCACACAATCCACTCAAGCTTATTCACTATCTAGTGTTCTTCCTAGTGGCACGGTAAAGAATATACCTGTGCATTCCTTGTCAACTAAAAAGATTTTCTCAACTGCAAGACAAGAACGTCGAAGTAACTACGCTCAATTG ACACGGCCTTGGCGTGCTAATCTCTCAACTTCCCCTCGGAAGCGAAACACTGCCAGTTTTCGATCAGTATCTGCTCGTCGGCATGTTGCTAATGTAGCGCGACCCCGTAGCCATTTAATTAGTGCTTGTAGTGATGCATCACTAGCTGACAGTAAGCAGCTGAATATTTCATGTGCTCGATCAATAATTCCAGAAAACGTATTTAGTAAAAAAGCCTCAAACAATGATTTTGATAATTGTTGTGATAATAGTCAATCCTATTCCATCACGAATCTTACTGGTGTACATAAGGAAATTCCTAAAATGGATCGTCCAGAATCTCACCCTTTACGTCTAGTTATTCGTTTGGGTAAGCCTGTGAATGGATCGAAGGATGAACTTGTTTGTCAATCTGTAGTTTCTCCATTAAATGTCCAAGTACCTTCTGATATGTCTTCTAATTCTTCTCAAGCTTCAAATGACGTAGATCATCTAGATGAAAATGCAAGTCTTTCCATATTACCTGAGGAGTTTAATGTTAAAAACGACAGTTCTGTTCAGGAATTAACTGGATTTTGTGTTGCAAGCGAGGCAGAAACTTTTATGGATCCTAATCAGTTTCAAATTCATAGAATCCTGAACCGAGCTCTTCCAATGAGTTCTGGGCTTGTTGGTTTGTACATACCGTCACCTAGCGAAGATGACGATAATGGAGATGGTTGTGGTATGGTTGAGAAAGTGTTTGATTCTGAACATCGGTTACGAATGACAGatcaatcatttcatttttcTCAAGTTTGTCATGAAAACGCAACTCCTGTTGCTCCTCAAATTGGATGTACTGCTGGTTTGTCAAGCAGAAAGAAGATAAAGCCTTTAAAAGGTCACAGACGTAACAAAAGAGATATTAAAAGTACTCGATACCGATGTGGAAGACTTAAAAATACTTCGACCGATGAACGCAACTTGGATCATTCATCGAGATTGCGTGCTCAGTGCATAAAGAGTTTTGAAAAGCATAGTGTTTTAGACATCAACACTGATCTTGACTTCCTTCATGGTCAACCTCTAACATGTGCTTAG